From Actinoplanes oblitus, a single genomic window includes:
- the nuoI gene encoding NADH-quinone oxidoreductase subunit NuoI, protein MNTFTGSFKGFGVTFAHMFRKVITTDYPFSPPKPAPRYHGRHILNRHPDGLEKCIGCELCAWACPADAIYVEGGDNTDEQRFSPGERYAKIYQINYTRCIFCGLCIEACPTRSLTMSNEYELARDSRQDLIFTKKELLAPLLPGMEQPPHPMRLGETDKDYYVGALTNPGTSAGAERAPWAVDSETEGSAQ, encoded by the coding sequence GTGAACACGTTTACCGGCTCCTTCAAGGGCTTCGGCGTGACGTTCGCGCACATGTTCCGCAAGGTGATCACTACCGACTACCCGTTCTCCCCGCCCAAGCCGGCGCCGCGCTACCACGGGCGGCACATCCTCAACCGGCACCCGGACGGGCTGGAGAAGTGCATCGGCTGCGAGCTGTGCGCCTGGGCCTGCCCGGCCGACGCGATCTACGTCGAGGGCGGGGACAACACCGACGAGCAGCGGTTCTCGCCGGGTGAGCGGTACGCGAAGATCTACCAGATCAACTACACCCGCTGCATCTTCTGCGGGCTCTGCATCGAGGCCTGCCCGACCCGCTCGCTGACCATGAGCAACGAGTACGAGCTGGCCCGGGACAGCCGCCAGGACCTGATCTTCACGAAGAAGGAGCTCCTGGCCCCGCTGCTGCCCGGGATGGAGCAGCCGCCGCACCCGATGCGCCTGGGCGAGACCGACAAGGACTACTACGTCGGCGCGCTCACCAACCCGGGCACCTCGGCCGGCGCCGAGCGGGCGCCGTGGGCGGTCGACTCGGAGACCGAGGGGAGCGCGCAATGA
- a CDS encoding NADH-quinone oxidoreductase subunit G, whose protein sequence is MTDVAKRADQVTLTIDGVEVTADKGELLIRVAERMGTAIPRFCDHPLLAPAGACRQCLVEVEGQRKPVASCTQTVADGMVVKTQLTSPVAAKAQAGVMELLLINHPLDCPTCDKGGECPLQNQAMSTGRADSRFHEHKREYEKPIHISSQVLLDRERCVLCQRCTRFSEEIAGDKFIDLMDRSSGEQINVYRDDFFGGTGTGDGQVGEGAGDVAFNSYFSGNTIQICPVGALTGEQYRFRARPFDLVSSPTSCEHCAAGCAMRADHRRGKVLRRLAGDDPAVNEEWNCDKGRWGFRYATATDRITTPLVRDARTGQLREASWSEALVAAAEGLKAARERGVGVLTGGRLTVEDAYAYAKFARLVLGTNDIDFRARPVRASGSPAADTEEADFLAAAVAGVSELSYADVEDAPSALIVGLEPEEECPILFLRLRKATKRRKLKVTAVASHLTRGYEKLGAALVPAVPGDEARLLNTDPAVAAALSAPGSVLLVGERLATVPGGLSAAAALATRTGARLAWVPRRAGDRGALDAGCLPNLLPGGRPVGDPGARAELAVSWSVDAGVLPATPGRDVDAIIAAAADGTLGGLLVGGVDPGDLADPVRAEQAFDAVPFLVSLELRRSAVTERADVVLPVAPAAEKAGTYMDWEGRLRSFETVLRGSTALTDGRVLEAIAALLDVTLNTGDVQAVRRELGAMPAGTARPESPSIAPVALAEPGERSAVLATWHQLIDLGTLLDGDDVLAGTARPPVARLGKELAEELGVADGDLLTVHTDRGSVTLPAAIADLPRQVVWLPTNSPGSTVRRSLGVTAGAVVRLSAGLPGPILAEGVDQ, encoded by the coding sequence ATGACTGATGTAGCCAAGCGGGCCGACCAGGTCACGCTGACCATCGACGGCGTCGAGGTCACCGCCGACAAGGGTGAGCTGCTGATCCGGGTCGCCGAGCGGATGGGCACCGCGATCCCGCGGTTCTGCGACCACCCGCTGCTGGCCCCGGCCGGCGCCTGCCGGCAGTGCCTGGTCGAGGTGGAGGGCCAGCGCAAGCCGGTCGCCTCGTGCACCCAGACGGTGGCCGACGGCATGGTGGTCAAGACCCAGCTCACCTCGCCGGTGGCGGCCAAGGCCCAGGCCGGCGTGATGGAGCTGCTGCTGATCAACCACCCGCTGGACTGCCCGACCTGTGACAAGGGCGGCGAGTGCCCGCTGCAGAACCAGGCGATGAGCACCGGCCGCGCGGACTCCCGGTTCCACGAGCACAAGCGGGAGTACGAGAAGCCGATCCACATCTCCAGCCAGGTGCTGCTGGACCGGGAGCGTTGCGTGCTCTGCCAGCGCTGCACCCGGTTCTCCGAGGAGATCGCCGGGGACAAGTTCATCGACCTGATGGACCGCTCCTCCGGCGAGCAGATCAACGTCTACCGGGACGACTTCTTCGGCGGCACGGGCACCGGCGACGGGCAGGTCGGCGAGGGCGCCGGCGACGTGGCGTTCAACTCGTACTTCTCCGGCAACACCATCCAGATCTGCCCGGTCGGCGCGCTGACCGGCGAGCAGTACCGGTTCCGGGCCCGCCCGTTCGACCTGGTCTCCTCGCCGACCAGCTGCGAGCACTGCGCGGCCGGCTGCGCCATGCGGGCCGACCACCGGCGCGGGAAGGTGCTGCGCCGGCTCGCCGGCGACGACCCGGCGGTGAACGAGGAGTGGAACTGCGACAAGGGCCGGTGGGGCTTCCGCTACGCCACGGCCACCGACCGGATCACCACGCCGCTGGTCCGGGACGCGCGTACCGGGCAGCTGCGCGAGGCGTCCTGGAGTGAGGCGCTGGTCGCCGCCGCGGAGGGGCTGAAAGCGGCTCGCGAGCGCGGGGTCGGGGTGCTGACCGGGGGCCGGCTGACGGTGGAGGACGCGTACGCGTACGCGAAATTCGCCCGTCTGGTCCTGGGCACCAACGACATCGACTTCCGGGCGCGGCCGGTGCGAGCCTCCGGCTCGCCGGCCGCGGACACCGAGGAGGCGGACTTCCTCGCGGCTGCGGTGGCCGGGGTCTCCGAGCTTTCGTACGCCGATGTCGAGGACGCCCCGTCCGCGCTCATCGTCGGGCTGGAGCCGGAGGAGGAGTGCCCGATCCTCTTCCTGCGCCTGCGCAAAGCGACGAAGCGGAGGAAGCTCAAGGTGACGGCGGTGGCGTCGCACCTGACCCGGGGTTACGAGAAACTCGGCGCCGCGCTCGTCCCGGCGGTCCCGGGCGACGAGGCCCGGCTGCTGAACACCGACCCGGCGGTCGCCGCGGCGCTCAGCGCGCCGGGCAGCGTGCTGCTGGTCGGCGAGCGGCTGGCCACCGTCCCGGGTGGACTCTCGGCGGCCGCGGCGCTGGCCACCCGCACCGGCGCCCGCCTCGCCTGGGTGCCGCGCCGGGCCGGCGACCGGGGCGCGCTGGACGCCGGTTGCCTGCCGAACCTGCTGCCCGGCGGCCGTCCGGTCGGCGACCCGGGCGCTCGGGCCGAGCTGGCGGTCTCCTGGTCGGTCGACGCGGGTGTGCTGCCCGCCACGCCGGGCCGGGACGTCGACGCGATCATCGCGGCGGCGGCCGACGGGACCCTCGGCGGCCTGCTGGTCGGCGGGGTGGACCCGGGCGACCTGGCCGACCCGGTCCGCGCCGAGCAGGCGTTCGACGCGGTGCCCTTCCTGGTCAGCCTGGAGCTGCGCCGGAGCGCGGTGACCGAGCGGGCCGACGTGGTGCTGCCGGTCGCGCCGGCCGCCGAGAAAGCCGGCACCTACATGGACTGGGAGGGCCGGCTGCGGTCCTTCGAGACGGTCCTGCGGGGCAGCACCGCGCTGACCGACGGCCGGGTGCTGGAGGCGATCGCCGCGCTGCTGGACGTCACCCTGAACACCGGTGACGTGCAGGCGGTACGCCGTGAGCTGGGAGCCATGCCGGCCGGCACGGCCCGCCCCGAGTCGCCGTCGATCGCCCCGGTGGCGCTCGCCGAGCCGGGCGAGCGGTCCGCCGTGCTGGCCACCTGGCACCAGCTGATCGACCTGGGCACCCTGCTGGACGGCGACGACGTGCTGGCCGGCACGGCCCGCCCGCCGGTGGCCCGGCTCGGCAAGGAGCTGGCCGAGGAGCTCGGGGTGGCCGACGGCGATCTGCTGACGGTGCACACCGACCGCGGCTCGGTGACCCTGCCGGCCGCGATCGCCGACCTGCCCCGGCAGGTGGTGTGGCTGCCCACGAACTCGCCGGGCTCGACGGTGCGCCGCAGCCTCGGCGTCACCGCCGGTGCGGTGGTCCGGTTGTCGGCCGGGCTGCCCGGTCCGATTCTCGCCGAGGGAGTTGACCAATGA
- a CDS encoding NADH-quinone oxidoreductase subunit J, with the protein MTQVSTGEAVAFWILGSLAVLGALGMVLARNAVHSALCLVVTMLNLGILYVINQAPFLGFVQIIVYTGAIMMLFLFVLMLVGRDASDSLIETLRGQRIAAIALGAGFAGLIATGLARGLEDTPTAGLEAANANGNVQGLASLLFTKYVFAFEVTSALLITAAVGAMILAHVERAKGDRVDQATRMKERFLPGNYPGPKPGPGVYANTMSVAAPARLPDGNGTENSISPILPVRELTASEVAPKGTEK; encoded by the coding sequence ATGACGCAGGTTTCCACAGGCGAGGCCGTCGCCTTCTGGATCCTCGGCTCGCTGGCGGTGCTCGGCGCGCTCGGCATGGTGCTGGCCCGCAACGCTGTGCACTCCGCGCTGTGCCTGGTCGTCACGATGCTGAACCTCGGGATCCTCTACGTGATCAACCAGGCGCCGTTCCTCGGCTTCGTGCAGATCATCGTCTACACCGGCGCGATCATGATGCTGTTCCTGTTCGTGCTGATGCTTGTCGGCCGGGACGCCTCGGACTCGCTGATCGAGACGTTGCGCGGGCAGCGGATCGCGGCCATCGCGCTCGGCGCCGGGTTCGCCGGCCTGATCGCGACCGGTCTGGCCCGCGGGCTCGAGGACACCCCGACGGCGGGGCTGGAGGCGGCGAACGCCAACGGCAACGTGCAGGGACTGGCCTCGCTGCTGTTCACCAAGTACGTCTTCGCCTTCGAGGTCACCTCGGCCCTGCTGATCACCGCGGCGGTCGGCGCGATGATCCTGGCCCACGTCGAACGGGCCAAGGGCGACCGGGTCGACCAGGCGACCCGGATGAAGGAGCGCTTCCTGCCGGGCAACTACCCCGGACCGAAGCCCGGCCCCGGCGTCTACGCGAACACCATGTCGGTGGCCGCGCCGGCCCGTCTGCCGGACGGCAACGGGACGGAGAACAGCATCTCGCCGATCCTGCCGGTCCGGGAGCTGACGGCTTCCGAGGTCGCACCGAAGGGAACCGAAAAATGA
- the nuoH gene encoding NADH-quinone oxidoreductase subunit NuoH — protein MNVLLAATAEDPTLQTFEQDVWWITLIKLLGLFVMLLLLTLFTINYERKVVARMAVRPGPNQVGPKGWLTSLSDGLKLPFKEEIIPRTADKVVYFIAPVISATTAFTAFSVIPFGGVVTMFGHRTALQLTDVPVSVLVLLACSSMSVYGVVLAGWASGSTYPLLGGLRSSAQMISYEVAMGLSIVAVFMTAGSMSTSQIVAAQASGDPTKIFGAEITMPGWYCLQLLPSFLIYMIAAVGETNRAPFDLPEAESELVGGFHTEYSSFKFALFFLAEYINMITVSAFCTTLFLGGWRAPWPITAIWAGANSGYFALIWFFLKVFALLFGFIWLRATLPRMRYDQFMRFGWKVLIPINLVWILFLAYFKIARSGALSTETRWISTGAIALVVLVVAWAWPSSDKKKATPVSLEEELAARPPGSFPVPPIDLQVPPSPRARREVAERAPAAVGGDSESKEV, from the coding sequence ATGAACGTCCTGCTCGCGGCGACCGCGGAGGACCCCACCCTGCAGACGTTCGAGCAGGACGTCTGGTGGATCACGCTGATCAAGCTGCTCGGGCTCTTCGTGATGCTCCTGCTGCTGACGCTGTTCACGATCAACTACGAGCGCAAGGTCGTCGCCCGGATGGCGGTCCGGCCGGGCCCCAACCAGGTCGGGCCCAAGGGCTGGCTCACCTCGCTCAGTGACGGCCTCAAGCTGCCGTTCAAGGAGGAGATCATCCCGCGGACCGCCGACAAGGTGGTCTACTTCATCGCCCCGGTGATCTCGGCGACCACGGCGTTCACCGCGTTCTCGGTGATCCCGTTCGGCGGCGTGGTGACCATGTTCGGGCACCGGACCGCGCTGCAGCTCACCGACGTGCCGGTCTCGGTGCTGGTGCTGCTGGCCTGCTCCTCGATGAGCGTGTACGGCGTGGTGCTGGCCGGGTGGGCGTCCGGGTCGACGTACCCGCTGCTCGGCGGCCTGCGGTCGAGCGCGCAGATGATCTCGTACGAGGTGGCGATGGGCCTGTCCATCGTGGCGGTGTTCATGACGGCCGGCTCGATGAGCACCTCGCAGATCGTCGCCGCCCAGGCGTCCGGGGATCCCACCAAGATCTTCGGCGCCGAGATCACCATGCCCGGCTGGTACTGCCTGCAGCTGCTGCCGAGCTTCCTGATCTACATGATCGCCGCGGTCGGTGAGACCAACCGGGCGCCGTTCGACCTGCCCGAGGCGGAGTCCGAGCTGGTCGGCGGGTTCCACACGGAGTACTCGTCGTTCAAGTTCGCGCTCTTCTTCCTGGCCGAGTACATCAACATGATCACCGTCTCGGCGTTCTGCACCACGCTGTTCCTGGGCGGCTGGCGTGCGCCGTGGCCGATCACCGCGATCTGGGCCGGCGCCAACTCCGGCTACTTCGCGCTGATCTGGTTCTTCCTCAAGGTGTTCGCGCTGCTGTTCGGCTTCATCTGGCTGCGCGCCACGCTGCCCCGGATGCGCTACGACCAGTTCATGCGGTTCGGCTGGAAGGTGCTGATCCCGATCAACCTGGTCTGGATCCTCTTCCTGGCCTACTTCAAGATCGCCCGCAGCGGCGCCCTCTCCACCGAGACCCGATGGATCTCCACCGGGGCCATCGCACTGGTCGTGCTGGTGGTCGCCTGGGCCTGGCCGTCGAGCGACAAGAAGAAGGCCACGCCGGTCTCGCTCGAGGAGGAACTGGCCGCCCGACCGCCGGGCAGCTTCCCGGTCCCGCCGATCGACCTCCAGGTCCCGCCCAGCCCGCGGGCCCGCCGCGAGGTCGCCGAACGTGCCCCGGCCGCCGTCGGCGGCGACTCCGAGTCGAAGGAGGTGTGA